Within the Thermus oshimai DSM 12092 genome, the region CTGGCCCAGCGCATCGTCAAGGGGGATGTGCCCGAGGGGCTGAAGGGGAAGCGCATCATCTCCCTGCAGATGGGCTCCCTCCTCGCCGGGGCCAAGTACCGCGGCGAGTTTGAGGAGCGCCTGAAGGCGGTGATCCAGGAGGTGGTGGGGAGCCAAGGGGAGATCATCCTCTTCATCGACGAGCTCCACACCGTGGTGGGGGCGGGCAAGGCGGAAGGGGCCGTGGACGCGGGCAACATGCTGAAGCCCGCCCTGGCCCGGGGGGAGCTCAGGCTCATCGGGGCCACCACCTTGGACGAGTACCGGGAGATTGAGAAGGACCCGGCCCTAGAGCGGCGCTTCCAGCCCGTCTATGTGGACGAGCCCAGCGTGGAGGAGACCATCTCCATCCTCCGGGGCCTTAAGGAGAAGTACGAGGTCCACCACGGGGTGCGCATCTCGGATAGCGCCCTCATCGCCGCGGCCACCCTTTCCCACCGCTACATCACGGAAAGGCGCCTGCCCGACAAGGCCATTGACCTCATTGACGAGGCCGCGGCCCGCCTGCGCATGGCCCTGGAAAGCGCCCCTGAGGAAATAGACGCCCTGGAGCGCCGGAAGCTCCAGCTGGAGATTGAGCGGGAGGCCCTGAAGAAGGAGAAGGACCCCGAGGCCCAGACCCGCCTTAAGGCCATAGAGGAGGAGATCGGGAAGCTTGCCCAGGAGATCGCCACCCTCCGGGCGGAGTGGGAGAAGGAGCGGGAGGTCCTAAGGCGCCTCCGCGAGGCCCAGCAGCGCCTGGACGAGGTGAGGCGGCAGATTGAGCTGGCGGAAAGGCAGTACGACCTGAACCGGGCCGCCGAGCTCCGCTACGGGGAGCTGCCCAAGCTCGAGGCCGAGGTGGAGGCCTTAAGCCAGGAGCTCAAGGGGGCCCGCTTCGTGCGCCTGGAGGTCACGGAGGAGGACATCGCCGAGATCGTCTCCCGCTGGACGGGCATCCCCGTGTCCCGCCTCCTGGAGGGGGAAAGGGAAAAGCTCTTGAGGCTTGAGGACGAGCTCCACAAGCGGGTGGTGGGGCAGGACGAGGCCATAAGGGCGGTGGCCGACGCCATCCGCCGGGCCCGGGCCGGCCTCAAGGACCCGAACCGCCCCATCGGGAGCTTCCTCTTCCTGGGCCCCACGGGGGTGGGGAAGACGGAGCTGGCCAAGACCCTGGCGGCCACCCTCTTTGACACCGAGGAGGCCATGGTGCGCATTGACATGACGGAGTACATGGAAAAGCACGCGGTCTCCCGGCTCATCGGGGCCCCGCCCGGGTACGTGGGCTACGAGGAGGGCGGCCAGCTCACGGAGGCCGTGCGCCGCAGGCCCTACACCGTCATCCTCTTTGATGAGATTGAAAAGGCCCACCCCGATGTCTTCAACCTCCTCCTGCAGATCCTGGACGACGGCCGCCTCACGGACAGCCACGGGCGCACGGTGGACTTCCGCAACACGGTCATCATCCTCACCTCCAACCTGGGTAGCCCACTGATCCTGGAAGGGCTCCAGCAGGGTCTCCCCTACGAGGCCATCCGGGATCGGGTCTTCCGCGAGCTCCAGCGCCACTTCCGCCCCGAGTTCCTGAACCGTTTGGACGAGATCGTCCTCTTCCGGCCCCTCAGCAAGGAGCAGATCCGGCAGATCGTGGAGATCCAGCTGGCCAACCTGCGGGCGCGCCTAGGGGAGCGCCGCATCAGCTTGGAGCTCACGGAGGCCGCCAAGGACTTCCTGGCGGAGCGGGGCTACGACCCGGTCTTCGGGGCGAGGCCCCTCAAGCGGGTCATCCAGCGGGCGCTGGAAACGCCCTTGGCGGAAAAGATCCTCTCCGGGGAGATCAAGGACGGGGACAAGGTGGTGGTGGAGGCCACGCCCCAGGGCCTGAGCTTCCAGGTGGCCGCCCGGATAGAGGCCTAAG harbors:
- the clpB gene encoding ATP-dependent chaperone ClpB, whose translation is MNLERWTQAAREALAQAQVLARSMKHQALDRAHLWAVLLKDPTGLPARLLAKAGVEAAAVRKEAEAALARLPRVEGAEGGQYLTRELAATLDRAEALMGELGDRFVALDTLVLALAESTPGLPPLEALKAALKELRGGKTVQTEHAEGTYNALEQYGIDLTRMAAEGKLDPVIGRDEEIRRVIQILLRRTKNNPVLIGEPGVGKTAIVEGLAQRIVKGDVPEGLKGKRIISLQMGSLLAGAKYRGEFEERLKAVIQEVVGSQGEIILFIDELHTVVGAGKAEGAVDAGNMLKPALARGELRLIGATTLDEYREIEKDPALERRFQPVYVDEPSVEETISILRGLKEKYEVHHGVRISDSALIAAATLSHRYITERRLPDKAIDLIDEAAARLRMALESAPEEIDALERRKLQLEIEREALKKEKDPEAQTRLKAIEEEIGKLAQEIATLRAEWEKEREVLRRLREAQQRLDEVRRQIELAERQYDLNRAAELRYGELPKLEAEVEALSQELKGARFVRLEVTEEDIAEIVSRWTGIPVSRLLEGEREKLLRLEDELHKRVVGQDEAIRAVADAIRRARAGLKDPNRPIGSFLFLGPTGVGKTELAKTLAATLFDTEEAMVRIDMTEYMEKHAVSRLIGAPPGYVGYEEGGQLTEAVRRRPYTVILFDEIEKAHPDVFNLLLQILDDGRLTDSHGRTVDFRNTVIILTSNLGSPLILEGLQQGLPYEAIRDRVFRELQRHFRPEFLNRLDEIVLFRPLSKEQIRQIVEIQLANLRARLGERRISLELTEAAKDFLAERGYDPVFGARPLKRVIQRALETPLAEKILSGEIKDGDKVVVEATPQGLSFQVAARIEA